From the genome of Brachionichthys hirsutus isolate HB-005 chromosome 9, CSIRO-AGI_Bhir_v1, whole genome shotgun sequence:
atcttcagaggaaggaggccacgCCACCATTCTTTCatcttcagaggaaggaggccacgCCACCATTCTTTCatcttcagaggaaggaggccacgccaccatcctttcatcttcagaggaaggaggccacgccaccatcctttcatcttcagaggaaggaggccacgCCACCATTCTTTCatcttcagaggaaggaggccacgccaccatcctttcatcttcagaggaaggaggccacgccaccatcctttcatcttcagaggaaggaggccacgccaccatcctttcatcttcagaggaaggaggccacgCCACCATTCTTTCATCTTCAGAGGAGGGAGGCCACGCCACCATCATTTCatcttcagaggaaggaggccacgccaccatcctttcatcttcagaggaaggaggccacgccaccatcctttcatcttcagaggaaggaggccacgCCACCATCCTTTCATCTCCAAGGCCTCTACTGGCTAACCAGGACTTTGACGGAGTCTTttaaagtctttaaaaaaaaaagcatcatcaGTCGGTTAAATCTTATTATTTTGGTTCGTTTTGCAGAAGAAAAGAACTTGCCTAATAACTCTGCACACCTGGCGTTGATCTCCTTTAGCCACGCCCTTCCTCATGACACAAATACACGTCACCTGATAGGCTCGAATCACCCGAGCATTCAGCTTAGTGCTGGAAAGTATGACCTGATTGAAATACTCGCCTAATAATTGTGCGGCTAGCGTACATGAAAGCTAAGCTTTAGCTGCGAGGTCCATTCAAGGAAAGTACGGTTCACCTGAAAGCCTAAAGTCAGATGAACCGAGTCCTCTTTACATCAGCTAAGCGTGTACTTGTGTTCCGTTCTTTGCTGCTAACCTCGTTGTGTCGTTGTCTCTCCTCTCGTATGAAGGATTCGAGCCGCTAACGCCGGCGCCAGCGACGGGCTGGAGGGCTTTAAGGCGCACGCCGTGTTTCAGGAGATCAGCAGCAAGCTCCAGGAGGTGATTCATGATTTACAGACAGACGCGTTCCTCTTAGCTTCAAGCGGTTACCTTTGACCTCTTGGGAATCCAAATATCGACATTTATCGCAGAATCTGTCACACTTCTCAGCGTTACTTTAGGGCACAAGCTCCGCCCCCAACATGCAGCTAGTACCGGTATTGCATTGTACTTCTTTAAATTGGAGACCCAAGGAAGTATCGCAGAACCTGAACAAAATATTTAGATGTGTTGCCCTTCTCATAAAATATTTGAGGCACACTGATACAGCTATTGCTTTATTACATAATTATTACTTGTTCATCCAGTTTATTACACATTGGAATATTTCAATATACATTTCCATCGTTAAGAAGGTTAAAACGTAGTTTTATTTACTGCTGACAAGTAGGATGCTGagaaagctctctctctctccctctctccctctccccctctctctctccctctctctctcgccctctatctctacctctctctctcctatctctcgccctctctctacctctctctctctccctctctctctccccctccctccttctctctctccctctccctctctctctcctatctctcgccctctcgctctctccctctatctccctccctctccctctccctctccctctctctctctccttctatctctcgccctctctctacctctttctctccctctctctctccccctcccttcttctctctctccctctccctctctctctctccctctatctctccccccccccctgcattgtGCTTAATGCACACAACTTTTATTTGCTCATTGTTTTGGGATGCTTTCGTTTTAAACTCACATGACCTACGAtcaatttgtaatatttttttgaggCAGAAACATTGAAGATGTGCATTTTGATATTGTAACAGCAAATGGCAGATCCAGAATGGCACTGAGGGGATCATCCCCGTGCGCCTCTGCTCAGACTGGCCGACGCTTCCCTCGCTCCTCTAAAGAGTCATGGAGATGTGTTCACTCGTTTTCCTTCACCCCTTGACAAACCAGCTCAGAGACTGTTTACATTTTTGCAAGCGTGTTTTTGTGTTCGAGAGCTAAAGTTAGGATCCCAGGCGGGTTCACGAGTTACTGAGGCGTTCATTGAAGATGGGGTTCTATCGGTGGGTCGGGTTCCACCAGGGGGACGGAGGTTCTCAGTCACCCAGGTCGTCTGGTTCCAGgtgtttcctgcagctgctgggtcGGCGTTATGTCTGTGGAACACTTCATATTCATGTTGTATCGATATTTATCGTGCTGAAAAGCTTCGGGCACGCTGCTGTGGTGGGTTTAGTGTGAACGTCTTTGTCTACCAAACAGGAAGGGGAGCAGTTTGTAAAAAAGATTGGGGGAGTGTTTGCCTTCAACGTAAAGGATGGCCCGAATGGCCAGGAGGCAACGTGGATTGTGGATGTGAAGAACGGCAGAGGCTGCGTTCACAAAGACGCAGGTGAGGAAACGGAGCCGTCTAGACGGAGTATTGGGATTCTTTGCTGCCCCGCCTGACCCTGGACTGCGATTACACGTGTACTTCAGTTCCTGTGTCTCTGTCCTGCAGCTCAGAAAGCAGATTGCACCATTTCCATGTCGGACACCGACTTACTGGCCATGATGACGGGCAAAATGAATCCACAGACTGTGAGTGTTCAGTACCAGGCGGCGTGACGGCAGTTCAGccaccagcagcatcccagaTCCTCTGAATGAGACTCATCCCAGATCCTCTGAAtgagactcatcacagatcctctgaatgagactcatcacagatcctctgaatgagactcatcacagatcctctgaatgagactcatcacagatcctctgaatgagactcatcacagatcctctgaatgagactcatcacagatcctctgaatgagactcatcacagatcctctgaatgagactcatcacagatcctctgagtgagactcatcacagatcctctgaatgagactcatcacagatcctctgaatgagactcatcacagatcctctgaatgagactcatcacagatcctctgagtgagactcatcacagatcctctgaatgagactcatcacagatcctctgaatgagactcatcacagatcctctgagtgagactcatcacagatcctctgagtgagactcatcacagatcctctgaatgagactcatcacagatcctctgaatgagactcatcacagatcctctgaatgagactcatcacagatcctctgagtgagactcatcacagatcctctgaatgagactcatcacagatcctctgaatgagactcatcacagatcctctgaatgagactcatcacagatcctctgagtgagactcatcacagatcctctgaatgagactcatcacagatcctctgagtgagactcatcacagatcctctgagtgagactcatcacagatcctctgagtgagactcatcacagatcctctgaatgagactcatcacagatccTCTGAGTGAGGCTCATCACAGATCCTCTGAGtgagactcatcacagatccTCTGAATGAGACTCATCACAGATGAGACGCGCGCGTACGTTTGAGCGCCGAGCTGCTGAACTCACCGCTATCAGCGCTACGTCGGTCTCAAAGTTAATCATCATCAAACCACAATTTATAGACAATAATACCTTATATCACCTTGTGTGTGCCTCAGTTCAGTAACATTATCTACTACTgaacttccggcttgtcccatAAGGGGGCGCCACAGCGAATCAACCTCCTCCGCTGTCACCCTGGCAATTTTCATCATCGGTACatttcaaatgtgaaaaataaaatccaggaaATCACATTGTTTGATTTCTACCTTTCATGTTCTATAATCACCGGCGTTggctggtttgtctgtctgttagcgagaTGACTCAAatgaccaggaacagatgattacgttttggtgatgatccagaatagattctggatcactttgacatttttgttaacattgtcaatagagcttcaaaatgtgttcctcaatatctcgtcTTATTATTGactaatgtttatggaatttggcacagtcatgtagggggggggggggggcaggggggctctatctcaccaccaaatttagtctggatcagatccagaatggagtcaggaaaaaatattacattttaacattgaaaacccgaTTTATGGATCCACAAATCGACAAATCGATAGAATATGAGACTGTCTGAGCGTACATTTGATCTCTTTCCACTTTAAACCACAAACTTTCATTGCTCTCacttctgtgtctttattcccTTCGGTTTTCTGGCATCGTATGAGACTGCTGGCTGATGTCTTCCACTCTCTGGTTCGCAGGCCTTTTTCCAGGGCAAGTTGAAGATCACCGGGAACATGGGCCTGGCCATGAAGCTGCAAAGCTTGCAGCTGCAGCCGGGAAAAGCCAAGCTGTAGAGCCGCCGCCGCTGGCTGGAGCTCCGCCTCTGGACACTGCATAGCGTTAGGGCTGGGGAGTTCAGATGAGCGGTGCAGGTCTGTGACCCTCTCACCAGTGGACTGAGCCTACTAACAACCGGCCGGAGGAACAGCAAGAAGCCAAGGAATGATCCACGGACAATAAATGCTCCAGTCCAACCCCGCCTGATGATGATGTCCGTACACTGGGGGACGGCGCTCCCAAGTCAAGGTCTGCTGCTAATGAAGTCTCTCTGAGGGTGATATCGATTGATGACGTCGTCCACAATCATGGACAGTCTAAGTGCCTCCTTGTCTCTGACTTGCTCTTAGATTTTTGGCCAACAACACAAAAGttttttctgaaaataaataactgaagaTTTCTACTAAATAAATTTGTCTTTGTTGCAACATCCATCGAGTTGACTTGGATCTGGTCTGTTTGTTTAGAGAACATCCTAGAATAATTACCCGGATGTATTCTTTCTAAAGcataagcaaaacaaaaagaaccTGAGCGGTTCCAAACAGAACATGCTGGTCCGCTTTTTCTTCTTGACTTTTATGATGAAATAATTCTGCTGGGTTTCTGGGCGTTCATGCgttcatattcatattcatgcaTTCATATGATTGCCCCTGACTCTTCTGGTGGTACCTCGTGTCTCGTGTGTTGAGGGTTTTACTGGTGGGACCTACCGCAGTACTTGCCTTTTCCCACGATGCAACGGTGTTGGAATGTCCCTGTGAGGCTGCCTCGCTATGCGTGATCCCCACTTGGAGAGTACCTCGGCTTCTTCCAGCACTGCAGCGAGCTGATTCCAGGCCGCCACGCTGTAAATGAAGGAGCAGGGCTAAAGGAAATCAGGTCGCTAATCGGACCCAGATTCCACCGAAGCTTTGGCCCGGCTCTCGTGGTTTCCTGGGTTTTACTCTAGAGTGCCAGTGGGCTTATTTCGTGGGTCACGAATTATAGCTTTTATGTTTGCTATTTAAAGGTTATTCAAAACATGCTTCAGGGGACAAATATTTCATAAATGCTGTCACCTGATTGTAAATGAATCAAATAATTAGAAACATTGTGGCAAAAAGGGTGAAACAAGTAGAAGCGGCACAACCGGAGCCTCACATATTGTtgaacaagagacaatcagagactgcagaccctcgcctccaagtgccctatctcgcaacgTTAAAGAATCCTCCCATCATGCcgttcgtgtccctccctcttaaagtggcagtttacagcacaggcacaattccagatgtaaaaataaatctagaatctggatccagatccggatcaacgccattctcggggaggaccgagccacggacagaaccttgcttgtgtaaaaatttcaaattgattgggttactagtttttgagttatgcgctcggacagacaaacagacaaacaaacagacagacaaacagacaaactaacagacaaacaaacggccaaacaaacagacaaacaaacaaacagacaaacagacaaacagacaaacggacaaacggacccaattgcaataccctcgcctccccttcggcgagggtagtTAAAAGTGGATATTTTAAGCTTGCTTGTTTTTTGACATTGACGTTGTAAGGTTCTTGAAACGACTGGAGACCCAGTATGCCCTCGGATGGGGGGTCCGTTACTGTCAATGCACTCACTCTTTGGTTTTTATGGGGACAAAATGGGGGTCTAGTCATCCATGTCCAGAGAATCATGGGAGAGAGCGGACTGTTTGTGGCCCAGAAAGGAGACGGCATTTCCGGGCCACAATGGGACAACCTTATTCACTCCTGTGATACATTTGGTTTTGAAATACACGCTGAGATGGATGCGAGAAATTGAAACACTCGGAACCGGTCCTCAACAAGAACGGGCTTTCGATTCACATCCCTCCAGAGGAGCAGCGCTTAATATATCGAGCAGCGATAGTACTGTAATACTCTCATACGCTCGCGTTACGGCACTAAAACATCCGCCGTACCTCTGCTTGCTCGGTTGTCTTCGTAACGTTGATACATTTGCATGAA
Proteins encoded in this window:
- the scp2b gene encoding sterol carrier protein 2b, translated to MPDRQTQRIRAANAGASDGLEGFKAHAVFQEISSKLQEEGEQFVKKIGGVFAFNVKDGPNGQEATWIVDVKNGRGCVHKDAAQKADCTISMSDTDLLAMMTGKMNPQTAFFQGKLKITGNMGLAMKLQSLQLQPGKAKL